The segment AGGGACCCCGACATGGGCGGGGGGCGAAGGGGGTGTCCCGGGGGTCGGTACAGGTTTCCATTCCTCCCCTGACAGCCCCCCACaccccgtgcctcagtttccccccgGTCTCAGCCCCGTTTCCCCACCCCGGTTCCCCCTCGGAAGGACACACCAGCACACCCCAGCTCCCGTTCACAGGATTCACCACTTTATTTGGATCTGCAGAGCCTTGGGGGGCCAACCCCGGCTTTCGGGGGCCAGGGACCCTCTGTGACCCCTCAGTACGTGCGGACCTTCACCTCCCTGGTCTCGGTGATCACGCGCTGGgtggtccctgtccctgtccctgtccctgccgtggTGGCCGTGGTCTCCTTGTCCAGGGCGTCCctcaggctgcagggaggggtggTCAGGGGtgggcagtgtcccctcagCGTCACCCAACAGGGGATGGACACGGAATGTCCGGGGGGATGggctggggtgtcccagcaCCCTGGAGATTGTCCCCTATGGGTGTCACCGCTGTCCCCTGGCTGTTCCCAAAACACTGTAACTGGCGGGACCCGGACACTTGGGACACCTGGGGTTCATCCCCTGTGATGTCACCCTTGTCCCTATCCCCAGACCATCCTGAAGGACGGAGCTGGGATATGTGATCCCCTGGGATCATCCGCCCTGGatgtcactgctgtccccaaaATCTTGTAACTGGTGGGACCTGGAAACCTCATCACAGGAGGCTCATCCCCCCTGGGCGTCACCGCTGTTCCTTCCCCGTGCCAGGGATGGCAGCTGGACACTCCATTCCTGGGATTTgcccttcccatcccttcccagcccacATCCCACTCCTCCCTCTCCATTTCCCCCTCACCTGAACTCCCCTGTACCTGGATTTCCCTCTCACCTGAACTCCTCCCCTCTGAATTTCTCCCCAAACTTCCTCACCTGAGCTCTCTCCGCTCACCTCCCCCCAAACCTGAGCCTCCCCCCTTCACCTGAACCCCTGTACCTGAATGTCCCCCCACATTCTCCCCTGTACCTGAGCTCCCCCCCAGTTCGACCTTCCACCCCCCCGTACCTGGCTTCTTTCCCCTCCTCACCTGAACTAcacccccaaattcccccctCATCTGAACTTCTAATTCCTAATTCCTTCCAAATTCCCCCCTCACCCGAACATCTAACACCCCGTACCTgaattccttccctctccaccAAACTCACCCCGAACCCTCTCATTCCTGAACCCCCCAAACTCCTCCCTCTCACCTGAactcctcccccctccccaaacttCCTCACTCACCTGAACTCACCCCCCCCGTACCtgaatttcttttcccccccaccccgtccctgctcctctccccagtCCCCCCTGCTCACCTGAAGCCGTCTCcgccctccagcagctgccgATATGTCGCGATCTCGGCCTCGAGGCGGTCCTTGAGGCCGAGCAGCTCCCGGTGCTGCTCGTTCTGCCGCTGGAGCTGCGCCCGCACTTCCCGCAGCTCCGCCTCGGCCGCGCTCACCTGGAGCTGCACCTGCGCCAGGTGAGCCCCGGCCCGGGCCTCGGCCTCGGCCAGCGCCGCCTCCAGCCCCGCGTTCTGGGGGGGATTAGGGGGGTTCGGGGAGTCAGCACCCCGAAAGCTGGGGTTGAAGGAGTTTGTCCCAAGCTCCAGACCCGGGTTCTGGGGGGATCGGGGGTTAACGGGGGTTTTGGGGCAGGTTCACCTCGGTCTGAGCCTCAGCCTCGACCGTGGCAGCCTCTAAATCCGTGttctgggggtttgggggggaagtaggggggtttgggggagtCAGTGCCCCTAAAACGGGGGTTTAGAGGATCTGCACCATGAAAATGGGGGAGAGTCACCTCGGGCTCAGCCAGTGCTGCCCCCACACCCGAGTTCTGGGGGGACTTGGGGGATCTGTGGGGGTTCACCCCGAGCTTTGGTCAATGTAGCCCCCAAACCCGTGTTCTGGGGAGATCAGGGGAGAATTAGGGAGTCTGGTGGGGGCTCACCCTGGCCCGACCCTCAGCCCCAGGCAGCGCCGCCTCCAGCCCCGAGTTCTGGGGGATTCCGAGGGTTTAGGGGATGGGGTCAGGGCCTCAAAAATGGCCTTTGGGGGGCTGGAGTTATGGGTTGGGGGCTGGAAGGGTTTTGGGGCTCTGGAGCCATAAATTAAGGGGcgttagggtttttttgggagggagTTGGGGGCGTGGTGCTGTTGAttgagggatttggggtggttttggggtttcttgAGGGATTTTAGGGCACCTGGTTGCGCAGCGCCTCAAGGTCGATCTCGAGGGTCTGCAGTGAGCGGCGCAGGGCCCCGACAGTGCCTCGCGCCGTGTCCAGGTCCTTCGTGCTCTGCGTCACCTCCAGGGTGGTCTCCGTGATctgggagggaaagaaggggtCGGGGcggggggctggggacaccctgggggtCTGGGGGGCAGCAGCCTCGGTCCCACCCACCACGGACACCCCAAGTCCTGGAGGGGATGTGGGGGGTGAGACCATCCCAAGAGGAGCCAGACTCAGGCATGGGGGTCCCACATCAAGGTGGTCCCCTTGGACAGAGGCCACCCCAAAATGTCCCTAAGATTGGACCAGCAGCCTCCTGGAGCAGTTCACCCCAGAAGCCCCCCAAAAACGTCCCAAATCTGCACCCAGGACCCCCCTGGCTCTGCcacccctccctgtcccctttGTGGGGCCCCCTGGGGACCTCCCATGCCAGCCTGCGGACACCCCCAAAAGGTGTTTCCCCCTTGTTTAGGACCCCCAGGTGACCCCCCCTTCCCAGGACACCCTTGTGGGGACCCCTGGGTGTGGACTGGGGgtccccagctcccatcccctcTGCTTCTCCAGGTCCTCCAGGGATTTTAAGGCCAGGGCATTGTCTTGCATCTGCAGCTCCGTTGGGAACATTTCGGGGgctgttttggggtgggattcggggtttttttggggttcCCCACCTGCTGCCCCCACTGCTTCTCCAGATCCTCCAGGTTTTTCTGTGCCAGGGCGTCGTACTGAGCCCGCAGCTCTCCCAGGACCTTCCCTAAATCCTGCGACCGCGGCGCGTCCACCTCCACCGTCAGCGCTGACTGCGAGACCTGCGCCCGCAGCTCCTGCATTTCCTGGGGGCAGAGCGCGTCAGTCTGGGGTCCCGCGGCCCCCCCCCCGAGGCCCCCAAGCCCCCCGGCCCCACCTGGTCGTGGTCCTTGCGCAGCAGGATCAGCTCCTCGCGCAGGGCCTCGATGTCCCCCTCGAGCTGCAGCCGCGTCATGTTGGTGTCGTCCAGGACCTTGCGCAGCCCCGCGATGTCGCCGTCCACCGACAGCCGGATGGCCAGCTCGGCCTCGAACCTGGCACCGCCGCGGGAGTGGGGCCAGGGCCGGGACACGGAGCCGAGCCAGCCCCGTGCCCGTTCAGCACTTTGTCCTTGTCCCTGTTTGTGTCCCCGGTGTGCCCttgtcccccagccccaccgTCAGCCCCATTTCCATCCCCAGCCCAACGCAGCCTTTTTCTCGTCCTTGTTCAATCTCCCTCATCCTCAGCCTTGtttccttctccccatccctgtcccatcctcatcttcatccccatttccatccccatcacatccctgtcccatccccaaCACATTCCCATCATTCTCATATCCATCCTCATCATCTCCATTTTCAATCGCATCCCATCTCCCTGTCCCACCCTCATTCTCATTCCAGCCCCACCTGACCTCATCCCGTAGCTGTCTCCATCCATGTTCTTatccctgcctcttcccctctGCCACCTCCACTGATCCCATCTTTGTCTCTGTCCCCATCCTCATTCCCATCCTTCTccttgtccccatccccattttcattctctgttcccatccccattcctgtctcatcctcttcctcatcctcatctccaatctgtcccatccctgtctccATCCatgttcccatccctgtctccATCCATGTTCCCATCCCAGTTCTCACCTACGGCTGTCCGTgtccttttccctgtccctatccagtttcccatccccattcccactccTGTTTCCATCTTCGACCTCGTCCTCATCCTGGTTTCCATCCTCagcccatccctgtccctgtccacaTCCAGTCtccattctttcttttcctcctctttctatCCTTATCCTTGTgcacatccctgtcccatctccaccccattcccatccctgtaACCACCTCCTTCCCACCCATACCCATTCAgtctccatcccatcccaccccatccatcccatcccatcccaccccatcccatcccatcccaccccatccatcccatcccaccccatcccatcccatcccaccccatcccatcccatcccatcccatcccatcccatcccatcccatcccatcccatcccatccatcccatcccacccacccccatccatcccatcccatcccatcccatcccatcccatcccatccatcccatcccaccccatcccatcccatcccatcccatcccatcccatcccatcccatcccaccccatcccatcccatcccatcccatcccatcccatcccatcccatcccaccccatcccatccattTCCCCCCATCCCCACTCCTGTTTCCATGCTTGTCTCCATCCCATCTCCCACACCAtccttttccctgttcccatccccactcctgttcccactcccattTCCATCCTCGTCCCCATCCCCactccatcctcatccccattcccacccGATCCCACCCCTATTCCCATCCCCATCTTGCTTCCCGCTCCATTTCcaccccatccccattcccacccctaTTCCTACCCCGTATGCACCCCCTTTCCCATCATATTCCCACCCCCATTTCCATCCCCGTTCCCACGTCATCGCTGCCGTGTTCCCACCCCCAGTATTCCCAGTATTCCCAGTATTCCCGGTATTCCCAGTATTCCCAGTATTCCCAGTATTCCCGGTATCCAGTCCTCACTTGACCCGGAAGTCGTCGGCCGCCAGCCGCGCGTTGTCGATCTGCAGCACGGTGCGAGCGTTCTCCACCGCGCTCTCCAGGATCTGgggtggggacacggggacatggacACGCGTGGGGACATGGACACGGGGACACGCGTGgggacagatggacacagggacacgcgTGGGGACatggacacggggacacagggacacgcgTGGGGACAGGGGCACGTGGGGACAGatggacacggggacacggacACGCGTGGGGACAGGGGCGCATGGGGACAGatggacacggggacacggggacacacgtggggacagggggacacgcgtggggacagatggacacagggacagggggacacgggcACGCGTGGGGACAGGGGCACGTGgggacagatggacacagggacagggggacatgGACATGAGtggacacagggatgtggggacacaGACACGagtggacacagggacacagggacatggacacgagtggacacagggacatggacacACGTGGGTACAGGGGCACGTGGGGACAGATggacacggacagggacacggacacgagtggacacagggatgtgggCACTCGTGGAGGGGGGCACACACGGACACAGGCGAGCACAGGGATGTGGGGGGGACAGGTGAGTGTGACACGTGGACGCAGGGACGCAGGGACACGTGTCACGGTCCCCGCGGCAGGATGACTTCCTCGGCCCCCCTTCCCCCAGGGCCTCGCCCCGGAAAAGCGGCGATAACCGGGGtggggaggcgggggggggtTGGGTGGTGCCGGTCACCTTGAGGAGGCTTTGCGGGGGCTGAGGGGGGCTCGTTTACCCAAAAATCGGGGTAAAAACAGAGGGGGGGGCTCCTTCGACCCTGCCCCACCCCGGCGGCCTCCGCCTCGTCCCTTCGCCCCACGCAAACGCAGCCCCGAGGGGAGGAAacccccccccgcgccccccacCCCGGctctccccaaacccccccgtacccaccctggcacccccagacccccccgGGATGCAAAGTtcagcccttcccttcccttcccttcccccccgGTTAATGTTTAACCCCCCCGCGCCCCCACCTTGTCCCGGAGCTCCTCGATCAGCTCCCACTGGGGGCTCCAGTCATGGGCGCTGGGTCCCTTCTTGGCCATAAACTCCCGGATCTGCGTCTCCAGGCGCCGGTTCTCCCTCTCCAGGCTCCGCACCTGCTCCAGGTACGTGGCCAGGCGCTCGTTGAGATCCTGCATCGCCTCCTTCTCGTTGGCCACGGCCCCGGAGCCCCCCAGGAAGACGCTGCCCCCCAGGCCGGCCCCATACGCGGCCCCATACCCGGCCCCAAAGGCCCCCGCGGAGCCGCTCAGGGTGCGGGTGACGGAGATGCGGGACCCCGCGCCCCCCGCTCCCGCGTAGACGCTGGCGGCGCTGCCCAGGGGCGCGAAGCGGCGGCCGGGGGCGATCCCGGGGGTCCCGAGGCTCCCGGCGCCGCCGGAGCGGACGGAGCTGGAATAGACGGTGCGGCGGGAGAAGCTCATGGGGAACGGCGACACGACGGCGGGAGGGCCGAgagtggagctgctggaattccGGGCGGGAATTCTGGCCGGGATTTATAGCCGGGAGCGGCCCCCGCGGGCACCTCCCCACGGCCCGGGCTCCCGGGAAGGTGCGGCTGGAGCCGGCCCAGCGCTTTGTTCCTGCGGGAATCGGCTCCACGGCCGCGGGTGGGGGGGGGACGGGGAAGGGCGTCGACCCCAAAACTTGGGAAGTGGGAAAGGAATCAGCCCCGAAACTCGTGGGATGTGGGGCAGAGGTTTGGGGGTCCGGCCAAGAGCTGGGGGGGAGAAGGGAATCAACCCCAAAACTTGGGTGGAAAGGGACGTGAGCCAGAACTGTGGGGTGGGGGGCAGAGAGCAAGGAATCAGCCCCAGAACTTGTGGGGTGAAGGCTGGAGGGATGCGATCGACCCCAGAACTGCGGGGCGGGGGACGAAGGGATGGGGCTGAGCCCCCGAACTGTGAGGATGTGGGGCGGGGTCGGGATCAGCCCCACACATTTTCGGGTCCCCATAGCCAGCCCCACATCACCCTGCtgaccctgctgcagcccctgcctgaCCCGAAGCCCCGTTTTGCCCCATTTTGCCCCGTTTTGCCCCGTTCATGTCCCATTTACTCATCTTTGCCCACTTTTGCCCCATTTTTGCCCATTTCTCATTCCCCCCGTTTCCCCCCTTCCTGCCTCTTTTTGCTCCATTTTACTCCATTTATACCAAACCTTCCCGTTCTGCTGTTTCTGCCCCATTCTGCCGTTTTaccccatccctgtcccgtTTTACTCATTCTTACcctattttgtaattttatccCATTCTTTTTTACCCGATTTTGCTCCATTTTACCCCATTCCTGTCCCATTTATCCCCTTTTTGCCCCATTTCACCCCCTCTCCCTCCAATTTTGCTGGctcccccccatttttttttgcCGTAtctccccatttccccccactcctttccctttcccccccatttccctttccccccgcatttttccctgctttgccCCCATCCTTTCCCTTGCCCATCCCCTCCCTTTTGCCCCAAATCTGCCCaattttccccccattttctccCACCTGCCCAATTTTATCCCgttcccccttttcctcccctttttttcccacattttcccGGCGGGATCCCCGAGGTGCCGGACCCGGGGGTCCCAGGGGTCCCGCCCGGGGTCCGGCGGCCTCGTCCCTCTTTGGGGACCCCCCGAAGGGCCCGGGTGTCGGGGCTGCTCCCACCCCGGGCCTTATCGGGAGCATTCCGGGCGTTCCCGGTGGGTGacgtgtcccccccgtgtcccccccgtgtcccccccgtgtccccccgtgcctcagtgtccccagctgATGGCCAtgaggggctcagctggggctgtcaagggtttgggggggtccctggggggcCTCGGTGGTCTTGGGGAGCTCGGGGAGGGTCCTGCAGGGTCTGGGACCCGCGCTCCGCCCCCCCTTCGAGGGTTATCTCTGCAAATTCCTTCCCGATAAGACGGGCGGGATTGAGagcgggaggcggcgggagcCTCTGGAGGGGCGGAGCGGGGAGCAGATCGTGTTCGCTCCCGGCTGCCGCAGGTTTGGGGGGGCTTTGAGAGACCCCCGTGTGGGGCTGCGTTGGTCAGacccccctctccccccgcgGCGGAATCgggatggatttgggaagggaggaaggaggaaggagacgCTGCCCCAGAGCTGCCGGGGCCCGGCTGGAGGCAAAGCCCCGGGAATGATCCCGGCGCCAGGATCCCGCAGGTGCCGCACCCGCTCCGTGCCCGGCGTGTGCCGCCCTCGTGCCGGGCGGGCCCGGGCTGGAGCCACCGACGGAGCCATCACTGCACGCCCGGCACCTgttgggcacacctgggcacacctgggcacacctgaaCTCACCTGaacacacctgggcacacctgggcacacctgggcacacctgaaCTCACCTGaacacacctgggcacacctgggcacacctgagcacacctgggctcacctGAACTCGTCtgcacacacctgagcacacctgggcacacctgaaCTCACCTGAACTCATTTGCACACACCTGAACACACCTGAGCCTGCTTGAATACACCCAtgcacacctgagcacacctgAACATAcctgagcacacctgagcacacctgACCTcacctccatccatccatccatccatccatcatccatccatcatccaccatccatccctctgtccatctgTCCGTCCGTCCCGTGCCTTTTGGGGACGTTTCCCCCGTTTTGCTGCTGAGTCTGGGGTTGGacaggtgctgctggggccCGGGGCTGTGATCACACTGTGACTCGgatctggggacagggacggggacaggggacaggagacaggggacagggacaggggacaggggctggggacaggggacaggagacagggacaggggacacacgggacagggacaagggacaagggacaggggacacaggggacagggacagggacaggggacacaggggacagggacaagggacacagggctggggacacaggggacagggacacagggctggggacaggggacaggagacgaggacaggggacaggagacagggacagggacacggggctgagaacagggacagggacacaggacagggacagggggcacagggctggggacagggacaggggacaggagacagggacacagggctggggacagggacagggacaagggacagagggacagggacacagggacagggacaggggacacaggggacagggacaagggacacagggctagggacagggacacagggctgggggacagggacaggggacacagggctggggacacagggctggggacagggacacagggctgggggacagggacacagggctggagacacagggctggggtacaggggacaaggacacagggctggggacaccgtTTGGGGACGGGTTCAGGATTTGGGGCTGGGGAAGAGGGTTTAGGGATGCAGGtttgggatgtttgggatgtaatctggggacagggactggggcACCGCCCTGAGGGacgtggggctggggacagcgtTTGACCCCAAACTATGGGGTCAGGGATTGGGGACATGCCGTGGGGCCATGGTTTGAGATCctaggatggggacaggggctggggacatTGCCTGGAGGAACAGTTTGGGGTCACGGATTGGGGACACAGACCGGGGGACACGGGGTGGTGGCACTGGTCCAGAGACCCAGACCGGGGACAAACCGGGGACGTGGGCTCGGGACCGAGAGTGGGGGGACCCGGACTGGAGTGGGGGCGTGGGGGCCCAAAGTGGGTGGGCAGGACTGGGTGACGGGCACTGGGACTGAcggtggggacagggctggggacgcTCCCTGCGCACTCGGCGGGTCTCCTCCCCCGCACCGGGACTCGCATTTGGGGGCATCGGCGACCCCGCGGACCGCACGTCCCGAAGGGGTTAAAGCTCCGGTCCCTCCCCTCGCTTCTCCTCCCCCGGCTCTGGGGTAAAGCCGGGAACCAAGCCGGGAACCAAACCGGGAACTGTCCCGGAACCCGCCCGGccgctccgcccggcccggcccgtccTGCCCCGACCCGTCGGGCCGGTCCTGCCGGGGCTGCCCGAGCCTTCCTGCCCCGAGCGCGGCTTTGGCCCCgtcctcctcagcctcctccagcctcgTCCGACCTACTCCAGCCGTCCTCATCCTCCCGAGCCTCTTCAGCCTCCTCCCACCGTCCTCATCCTCCTGCAGCCGTCCTCCTCAGCCGAGGACCTTCTCCAAACCTCCTCCAAACCTCCTCCAACCTCCTCGCCCTCCTTCCAACCTTCTCCATCCTCCCCGCAGCCTCCTCCAA is part of the Hirundo rustica isolate bHirRus1 chromosome 35, bHirRus1.pri.v3, whole genome shotgun sequence genome and harbors:
- the KRT18 gene encoding keratin, type I cytoskeletal 18, with amino-acid sequence MSFSRRTVYSSSVRSGGAGSLGTPGIAPGRRFAPLGSAASVYAGAGGAGSRISVTRTLSGSAGAFGAGYGAAYGAGLGGSVFLGGSGAVANEKEAMQDLNERLATYLEQVRSLERENRRLETQIREFMAKKGPSAHDWSPQWELIEELRDKILESAVENARTVLQIDNARLAADDFRVKFEAELAIRLSVDGDIAGLRKVLDDTNMTRLQLEGDIEALREELILLRKDHDQEMQELRAQVSQSALTVEVDAPRSQDLGKVLGELRAQYDALAQKNLEDLEKQWGQQITETTLEVTQSTKDLDTARGTVGALRRSLQTLEIDLEALRNQNAGLEAALAEAEARAGAHLAQVQLQVSAAEAELREVRAQLQRQNEQHRELLGLKDRLEAEIATYRQLLEGGDGFSLRDALDKETTATTAGTGTGTGTTQRVITETREVKVRTY